A stretch of the Papaver somniferum cultivar HN1 chromosome 6, ASM357369v1, whole genome shotgun sequence genome encodes the following:
- the LOC113288383 gene encoding uncharacterized protein LOC113288383, which yields MDREPEELQFLGFFGIYHEAYNIIASWRKIFSQIALAFILPLSFIFLAQIEISNLLFSEIDHDEHSLHRTRSGSRMNNRIQDRLTSEWTAFWIFKVMYHICLLVLSLLSTSAVVYTIACAYTTKEISFEKVLSVVPTVWKRLMITFLWTFLIMFLYNFVMFLVEIVLIVTVGLSNDVAFYILSVIVFIIWAIGFVYISVIWHLASVVSVLEESYGYKAFLKSKALIKGKMWIASVIFIKLELSFIIVLVAFENLVVHGGIGVMGKVILGIFCFSLLSILIHFALVIQTVVYFLCKSYHHENIDKSCLAEHLEAYNLGDYAPLIRDKDIQLEQYDV from the coding sequence ATGGATAGAGAACCAGAAGAACTCCAATTCCTAGGATTCTTTGGAATCTATCACGAAGCTTACAATATCATAGCTTCATGGAGGAAAATCTTTTCACAAATTGCGTTAGCTTttattcttcctctttctttcatttttttagcTCAAATCGAAATTTCGAATTTACTATTCTCGGAGATCGATCACGATGAACATAGTCTACATAGAACTCGATCGGGAAGTCGTATGAACAATCGTATTCAAGATCGCTTAACATCAGAATGGACTGCTTTTTGGATATTCAAGGTCATGTACCATATCTGCCTTCTTGTTCTTTCGCTTCTCTCAACTTCTGCCGTTGTTTATACAATTGCCTGTGCTTATACTACGAAAGAAATCAGTTTCGAAAAAGTTTTAAGTGTAGTTCCTACAGTTTGGAAGAGACTCATGATCACTTTCTTATGGACCTTTCTCATCATGTTTCTATACAATTTCGTTATGTTTCTGGTAGAAATTGTGCTAATAGTCACAGTTGGACTATCAAATGATGTCGCCTTCTATATTCTTTCTGTTATAGTATTTATCATTTGGGCAATCGGGTTCGTTTACATTAGCGTAATATGGCACTTGGCTAGTGTAGTATCGGTGTTGGAAGAGAGTTATGGTTACAAAGCATTTCTAAAGAGCAAAGCTTTGATCAAAGGTAAGATGTGGATTGCTTCGGTTATCTTCATTAAACTAGAACTTTCTTTTATAATTGTACTAGTCGCCTTCGAAAATCTAGTAGTTCATGGGGGAATAGGTGTGATGGGCAAAGTTATCTTGGGAATTTTCTGTTTCTCGTTGCTGTCTATTTTGATTCACTTTGCCCTTGTGATCCAAACGGTTGTGTACTTCCTCTGCAAGTCGTATCATCACGAGAACATCGATAAATCCTGCTTAGCCGAACATTTGGAAGCTTATAATCTGGGTGATTATGCTCCTCTGATCAGAGACAAGGATATTCAGTTAGAACAATATGATGTTTAA